In a genomic window of Oncorhynchus keta strain PuntledgeMale-10-30-2019 chromosome 26, Oket_V2, whole genome shotgun sequence:
- the LOC118371579 gene encoding secretory carrier-associated membrane protein 4-like isoform X2, producing MMTERVNNFPPLPQFLRIKPCFYQNVEEEIPAPHRQLVSRVYNLWMLYSVTLCVNVVSCIAWWAGGGSGANFGLSLLWLLLFSPCSYTCWFRPLYKAFRVFSLSFRQWASLVGVLVLFFRKNVGSAVVMLFSALLFTLVTVLMGLILIRVHRLYRGGGGSFERAQEEWTTGLWKSAPVREAGFNAVTETGPSLPQYPADVPSYPDNGPW from the exons ATGATGACAG AGCGGGTCAACAACTTTCCCCCACTGCCTCAGTTCCTGAGAATCAAGCCCTGCTTTTATCAGAATGTGGAGGAGGAGATCCCAGCCCCGCACCGACAGCTGGTAAGCCGGGTCTACAACCTCTGGATGT TGTATTCAGTCACACTGTGTGTGAACGTGGTGTCATGCATAGCTTGGTGGGCTGGAGGGGGAAGTGGAGCCAATTTTGGCCTTTCCCTTCTCTGGCTTCTCCTCTTCAGTCCGTGCAGCTACACCTGCTGGTTTAGACCTCTCTACAAGGCCTTCCG TGTGTTCTCGCTCTCATTCAGACAGTGGGCTTCTCTGGTTGGGGTGCTTG TGCTGTTTTTCAGAAAAAACGTGGGTTCTGCTGTAGTCATGCTATTCTCGGCTCTGCTCTTCACTCTAGTGACTGTGTTAATGGGACTGATTCTCATCAGG GTTCACAGGCTGTACCGTGGTGGAGGGGGCAGCTTTGAGCGTGCACAGGAAGAGTGGACCACTGGACTCTGGAAGAGCGCTCCCGTGAGAGAGGCCGGCTTCAATGCTGTCACTGAAACTGGCCCAAGCCTTCCCCAATACCCTGCTGATGTGCCAAGCTACCCTGACAATGGCCCCTGGTGA
- the LOC118371579 gene encoding secretory carrier-associated membrane protein 4-like isoform X1 — translation MMTERVNNFPPLPQFLRIKPCFYQNVEEEIPAPHRQLVSRVYNLWMLYSVTLCVNVVSCIAWWAGGGSGANFGLSLLWLLLFSPCSYTCWFRPLYKAFRADSSFNLMSFFFIFFLQCVLALIQTVGFSGWGACGWIATVLFFRKNVGSAVVMLFSALLFTLVTVLMGLILIRVHRLYRGGGGSFERAQEEWTTGLWKSAPVREAGFNAVTETGPSLPQYPADVPSYPDNGPW, via the exons ATGATGACAG AGCGGGTCAACAACTTTCCCCCACTGCCTCAGTTCCTGAGAATCAAGCCCTGCTTTTATCAGAATGTGGAGGAGGAGATCCCAGCCCCGCACCGACAGCTGGTAAGCCGGGTCTACAACCTCTGGATGT TGTATTCAGTCACACTGTGTGTGAACGTGGTGTCATGCATAGCTTGGTGGGCTGGAGGGGGAAGTGGAGCCAATTTTGGCCTTTCCCTTCTCTGGCTTCTCCTCTTCAGTCCGTGCAGCTACACCTGCTGGTTTAGACCTCTCTACAAGGCCTTCCG GGCTGACAGTTCTTTCAACTTAATGtccttcttcttcatcttctttcTGCAGTGTGTTCTCGCTCTCATTCAGACAGTGGGCTTCTCTGGTTGGGGTGCTTG TGGTTGGATCGCGACAGTGCTGTTTTTCAGAAAAAACGTGGGTTCTGCTGTAGTCATGCTATTCTCGGCTCTGCTCTTCACTCTAGTGACTGTGTTAATGGGACTGATTCTCATCAGG GTTCACAGGCTGTACCGTGGTGGAGGGGGCAGCTTTGAGCGTGCACAGGAAGAGTGGACCACTGGACTCTGGAAGAGCGCTCCCGTGAGAGAGGCCGGCTTCAATGCTGTCACTGAAACTGGCCCAAGCCTTCCCCAATACCCTGCTGATGTGCCAAGCTACCCTGACAATGGCCCCTGGTGA
- the LOC118371579 gene encoding secretory carrier-associated membrane protein 4-like isoform X3 yields the protein MMTERVNNFPPLPQFLRIKPCFYQNVEEEIPAPHRQLVSRVYNLWMLYSVTLCVNVVSCIAWWAGGGSGANFGLSLLWLLLFSPCSYTCWFRPLYKAFRVFSLSFRQWASLVGVLVTVLMGLILIRVHRLYRGGGGSFERAQEEWTTGLWKSAPVREAGFNAVTETGPSLPQYPADVPSYPDNGPW from the exons ATGATGACAG AGCGGGTCAACAACTTTCCCCCACTGCCTCAGTTCCTGAGAATCAAGCCCTGCTTTTATCAGAATGTGGAGGAGGAGATCCCAGCCCCGCACCGACAGCTGGTAAGCCGGGTCTACAACCTCTGGATGT TGTATTCAGTCACACTGTGTGTGAACGTGGTGTCATGCATAGCTTGGTGGGCTGGAGGGGGAAGTGGAGCCAATTTTGGCCTTTCCCTTCTCTGGCTTCTCCTCTTCAGTCCGTGCAGCTACACCTGCTGGTTTAGACCTCTCTACAAGGCCTTCCG TGTGTTCTCGCTCTCATTCAGACAGTGGGCTTCTCTGGTTGGGGTGCTTG TGACTGTGTTAATGGGACTGATTCTCATCAGG GTTCACAGGCTGTACCGTGGTGGAGGGGGCAGCTTTGAGCGTGCACAGGAAGAGTGGACCACTGGACTCTGGAAGAGCGCTCCCGTGAGAGAGGCCGGCTTCAATGCTGTCACTGAAACTGGCCCAAGCCTTCCCCAATACCCTGCTGATGTGCCAAGCTACCCTGACAATGGCCCCTGGTGA
- the LOC118371579 gene encoding secretory carrier-associated membrane protein 4-like isoform X4, with protein sequence MMTERVNNFPPLPQFLRIKPCFYQNVEEEIPAPHRQLVSRVYNLWMLYSVTLCVNVVSCIAWWAGGGSGANFGLSLLWLLLFSPCSYTCWFRPLYKAFRADSSFNLMSFFFIFFLQCVLALIQTVGFSGWGACAVFQKKRGFCCSHAILGSALHSSDCVNGTDSHQGSQAVPWWRGQL encoded by the exons ATGATGACAG AGCGGGTCAACAACTTTCCCCCACTGCCTCAGTTCCTGAGAATCAAGCCCTGCTTTTATCAGAATGTGGAGGAGGAGATCCCAGCCCCGCACCGACAGCTGGTAAGCCGGGTCTACAACCTCTGGATGT TGTATTCAGTCACACTGTGTGTGAACGTGGTGTCATGCATAGCTTGGTGGGCTGGAGGGGGAAGTGGAGCCAATTTTGGCCTTTCCCTTCTCTGGCTTCTCCTCTTCAGTCCGTGCAGCTACACCTGCTGGTTTAGACCTCTCTACAAGGCCTTCCG GGCTGACAGTTCTTTCAACTTAATGtccttcttcttcatcttctttcTGCAGTGTGTTCTCGCTCTCATTCAGACAGTGGGCTTCTCTGGTTGGGGTGCTTG TGCTGTTTTTCAGAAAAAACGTGGGTTCTGCTGTAGTCATGCTATTCTCGGCTCTGCTCTTCACTCTAGTGACTGTGTTAATGGGACTGATTCTCATCAGG GTTCACAGGCTGTACCGTGGTGGAGGGGGCAGCTTTGA
- the si:ch211-129c21.1 gene encoding semaphorin-4E encodes MSPLSALGVFCGLFLPMCLGEYNTHSCIPRKSVLYQDNLKLFREEGIWNYSTMLVREDLGLLLLGAREAVYALDINDISIKKSGVYWRVTEEKQRECTYKGKHAEIECRNYIRTLHKVDDGTMYVCGTNAFSPTCDYMTYSEGQLRLEEAQEEGKGKCPFDPFQKYSSIMVGNDLYSATSINFLGSEPVVLRSSSSALRTEFKSSWLNEPNFVYMDLVPESNNNPEGDDDKVYLFFSENAMEYDFYNKLTVSRVARVCKGDMGGQRTLQRKWTSFLKARLDCSLPEPSLPYIVQDVFLLKNDDWRKSVFYAVFTPQSSSSDMSAVCAYSVSAIGDVFDKGKFKTPVTVETSHVKWVMYSGEVPTPRPGACINNAARTLGMERSLDLPDKTLQFIRDRPLMDDAVQPLTGRPLLVKRGDLFTRLVVDSVLALDGERYAVMFIGTENGYVQKAVNYAGEMFIIEEIQLYQTPEAIRTLRLSSTGQLYAGSEYGAVQMPLSECGRYESCLDCVLARDPYCGWDLSTGLCSAVASSTFAPVPTNMIQSLKDGDISECPKSETMKPENYTLVPGNNIKLLCQPDSNLAQVQWLFSGQLLLSDTKYYIYNGGILILNASAANTGQYTCESVEQVNNRPYTRTMAVYQLLPHTNLEESETMTESPHSHSTPLPELLEVTERPKALDPLPPPESQCEDGRVVGLQVVVALLSLMLVGLVAWSLYKGCFRNRFSENLSAGQVKRPSDDYMQIQNNITSEFKLLGPTPSHSANKNQNAIIAFKGNGEHHFSPGSNISTVDGLGYIDDESEI; translated from the exons atgtctcctctctctgccctggGTGTTTTCTGTGGATTGTTCCTTCCTATGTGTCTCGGTGAATACAACACTCACAGTTGTATCCCACGGAAGAGTGTCCTCTACCAGG ACAATCTGAAACTGTTCAGAGAGGAAGGGATTTGGAACTACTCCACTATGTTGGTTCGAGAGGAtctgggcctgctgctgctcgGGGCTCGAGAGGCTGTCTATGCCCTGGACATCAATGATATCTCCATCAAGAAGTCTGGG GTGTATTGGCGGGTcactgaggagaaacagagggagtgcACATACAAAGGGAAACACGCCGAA ATCGAATGCCGTAACTACATCCGGACCCTGCATAAAGTGGATGACGGCACAATGTATGTGTGCGGGACAAATGCTTTCAGCCCCACCTGTGATTACATg ACGTACTCTGAAGGACAGCTGAGACTAGAAGAAGCGCAGGAGGAGGGAAAAGGGAAATGCCCCTTTGATCCCTTCCAGAAATACTCCTCCATCATGGTCG GGAATGACCTCTACTCTGCTACCTCCATCAACTTCCTGGGCTCTGAGCCTGTGGTTCTCCGCAGCTCCTCCTCTGCGCTTCGCACTGAGTTCAAGAGCTCCTGGCTCAACg AGCCCAACTTTGTATACATGGACCTTGTCCCCGAGAGCAATAACAACCCAGAGGGGGATGATGATAAGGTCTACCTGTTCTTCAGCGAGAACGCCATGGAGTATGACTTCTACAACAAGCTCACCGTGTCAAGAGTTGCTCGTGTCTGCAAG GGGGATATGGGTGGGCAGCGGACGCTCCAGAGGAAGTGGACGTCATTCCTGAAGGCTCGCCTGGACTGCTCTCTGCCAGAGCCCAGCCTGCCATATATTGTACAGGATGTCTTCCTGCTCAAAAACGATGACTGGCGCAAAAGTGTTTTCTACGCAGTGTTCACTCCCCAGTC GAGCTCGTCCGACATGTCTGCAGTGTGTGCGTACAGTGTGTCGGCCATCGGAGACGTGTTTGATAAGGGGAAGTTTAAGACTCCAGTGACTGTGGAGACTTCCCATGTGAAGTGGGTCATGTACAGTGGAGAGGTGCCCACCCCAAGACCTGGAGCT TGCATTAACAATGCAGCACGGACCCTTGGGATGGAGCGCTCCCTGGACCTGCCAGACAAGACCCTGCAGTTCATCAGGGACCGGCCCCTCATGGACGATGCCGTGCAGCCGCTGACCGGCCGTCCGCTGCTAGTCAAAAGGGGAGACCTGTTCACACGCCTGGTGGTGGACAGTGTGCTAGCTCTGGATGGGGAGAGATACGCAGTCATGTTCATCGGCACAG AGAACGGCTATGTGCAGAAGGCAGTGAACTACGCTGGAGAGATGTTCATCATTGAAGAGATACAACTGTACCAGACCCCAGAGGCTATCAGGACCCTGCGTCTCTCCAGCACG GGTCAGCTGTATGCAGGCTCTGAGTATGGAGCTGTGCAGATGCCTCTGAGTGAATGTGGCCGTTATGAGTCTTGTCTGGACTGTGTCTTAGCCAGAGACCCTTATTGTGGCTGGGACCTCTCCACTGGCCTCTGCTCTGCTGTGGCCAGCTCAACCTTTGCCCCAGTCCCCAC GAACATGATTCAAAGTCTAAAAGATGGTGACATCTCAGAATGTCCGAAATCAG AGACGATGAAGCCAGAGAACTACACCTTAGTTCCTGGCAACAACATCAAGCTGCTGTGCCAGCCTGACTCCAACCTGGCACAGGTACAGTGGCTCTTCTCAGGGcaactgctgctgtctgataccaaGTACTACATCTACAATGGGGGTATCCTCATCCTCAATGCCTCTGCCGCCAACACCGGCCAGTACACCTGTGAGTCTGTTGAGCAGGTGAACAACCGACCGTACACCAGGACAATGGCAGTCTATCAACTGTTGCCCCACACTAACCTAGAGGAGAGTGAGACGATGACAGAGTCCCCCCATAGTCACAGTACCCCATTACCAGAGCTCCTGGAGGTAACAGAGAGGCCAAAGGCTTTGGATCCCCTTCCCCCCCCTGAGTCACAGTGTGAAGACGGCAGGGTGGTAGGCCTGCAGGTGGTGGTGGCGCTCCTCTCTCTGATGCTGGTTGGTCTAGTAGCCTGGAGTCTGTATAAAGGATGCTTTAGAAACAGATTCTCAGAGAACTTGAGCGCTGGGCAGGTGAAAAGGCCGTCGGATGACTACATGCAAATTCAAAACAATATAACTTCAGAGTTCAAGCTGCTGGGACCTACACCCAGTCACAGTGCTAACAAGAATCAAAATGCTATCATAGCCTTCAAAGGGAATGGGGAACACCACTTCTCTCCTGGAAGCAATATTTCCACTGTGGATGGTTTGGGGTACATTGATGATGAGTCAGAGATCTGA